The genomic segment GCCTGTTGGCGCAGAGTTTCAAGCACATGCGCTTCTTTCCAGCGTGAAGGAAGGAGTCCAAGTTTACGAAGCACTACGGGCGTTAGAGCGAGGGTCATAGGGATGGGCGAGAGGGCACTCATGGTGGTGATAAGACCGGCGGGTACCATTTTCATGAGGTCGAGCACTTGTGCCCGTGCCTGTTGCTCTTCTTCATCACTTAGTTTTTCACCGCTAAGCAGGCGTTTATTGATCAGCTCGACAAGCTCCGCGGTTTCTTGTGCTTCGCCGACGATGAGCTGCCATTGCTTTTGAGCTTTATCTTTAAGGCTTTGAGTCAATTCGTCGACAGGTCCAGTGGGACTGAGCAGGTTGAGTTCTTCTTGTGTTTCGCGAAGCCGTTGGGCCTCGTGAAGCAGCCCCTTAGATTCGAGTGCTTGAATCAGAGCTTTGGATGAGGGTGAGTCTGATGGGCTGGAGATGGTGTTAACCCGTGTTAAAATGGACCTATGGAAGTTTCAACTTGGCGATAACACAGCTTTGGGGAGAGTCCAATTTGCATTTAAGGAGAAGGTTTCACCTTGGGTAGGAACCGAAAATGTCCGGTGATCTTCCAATGAAAAAGGGAGTCGGACTTTTCTGGCCCGGACCCAATATTGTGAATAATCCAAGGGCGCCCTTTACGCTCGGGGTTGGGTACAACGATGCCAATATGGGGCAATTCTCTTCGCCCGGGATCAAGGTCCCAGGTGACGAGATCTCCAGGGAGATAATCGCCTGCTTGATTCGAGATCTTAAGGCTGTAGCCATGCCTTTTAAAGTAGGTCGCTAGGTTCGGGACGCGGCGATGGTCGATATTTCGATCCGGTCGGCTCAGTGCCCAACGTTTTGGGTAGAGTGAAAAATTGGCGCGCATGTCTTCGTGAACGAGCCTTTGGAGGTCAATTCCAATTCTGCGGTAAGCACGAATCACGACATCTGTACAAACGCCGAGATGCGCAGGCACATCGCCGTTGGGATATGGGATCGAGAAGTAGCGCCCATCGTAAGTGATATTTTCAAGAAGCCGGGCTTGCGCTGCAGCAGTGACTTGTTCGGCGCTTAGTGGTTGCGCCGCTAAGTTAGAGGGGCAAATGACGAGGACTGTGAGAAAGAGGACGATAGGCTTCATGTTTCTAAAACGCTGGAGATAGTGTTTTTATTCCGGCGAGGCCATTTTACGCCATCCCCAGGTGGCAGAACGGATGCCATCGGGTTCTGTAATTGTAAAATCCTCTTGGGGCAGCGCTGAAGTGATGACTTGGAAGATAAAGCGCTCATAATAGCTGAGCATTCCAGGGTATGAGCTGGATAAGCGGCTTGTGGTAGATGTGAGTGGCTCAGGTGTTGAGAGACTAAAATCGCTGGTGGTTAGGCCCAACTCCTCAAAGAGGCCGCGATTCAAGGCTGTGCGGGGACCTTCGTTCCCTATCATTTTTTCAGCCATCGGTCGGGTTGAGCGTACGCGTTTACGGCCATCTGCCAGTGTTTGCTCTAGCTCTACGAGCCGAAGCTCACCCGTGGGGCTGGAGCGAAGTTCGCCCACAACGACACGAACCTTACGCGAACCATCTTGAGCAATCATCGATTCTCCGAGTTCAAGCTCTCTCCAAAGGTTATCAACGCTCTTAGCGGATCCGGTGCCCCAGGAATCATACTCTGGGAGTGCCTTGAGGTAGCCTTGGAGCTCTTCTAGGCTTTTAAAGCGGGGGTAGTCTGGGCTCTTATGCATGGAAATAGTTTGTCTCCTTCAATGTTCGTCGGCTGGGATCCTAGAACAAATGGACAATTTCGCCAAGGGTGAAGTTTGCAGAGCTTTTCCCCGGAGAACGTTGCCAAGGCGGCGGCGGATGTGCGAGAGATTCCCATGCGTACGAATTCAATTCATCCTATGAGACGACTTTTTCAATACCTGGGTAAACACCGAGCGGCGTTCTACGTTGCGTCGGTGTGGAGCATTCTCAATAAGGTACTCGATTTAATGCCGCCTATTTTGGTGGGCTGGGTGATCGATAGTGTCCGGCGAGAGCCGCCGGAATGGATTACTTGGGTCATGGATACATCTGAGCCATTTCCCTTGGCTGCTTTTTTGGCAGGGCTCGGTGTGGGCGTGTTTGCTTTAGAGAGTTTGTTTCAGTGGCTTTACCAGCGCGGGTTTATGCGGTTGGCGCAGCAGGTTCAACATGAGCTTCGTGTGGATGCTTATTCGCATATTCAAAATCGCGAGATTGCTTTCTTCGAGAATCATCGAATGGGCGAAACCATGGCTATGCTCGGTGATGATGTGAATCAACTGGAGCGATTTTTAAATACAGGGTTTAACGACCTGCTCCAGCTCTGTGTTCTCTTTCTGTTCTCAGGTGCAGTGATGCTTGGTGTGTCTTGGGAGTTGGCCCTGATCGGTATTTTACCAATACCGCTGATTATTTGGGGAAGCTTTCGTTATCAAAGTCTGATCTCGCCTCGTTACGCCAAGGTCCGAGAAGCCGTAGGGCATTTAAATAGCCGCTTGGAAAACAATATTGCAGGTATTCAAGTCATTAAGAGCTTCACTGCAGAGGCCTTCGAAACAAACAGAGTTGAGAAAGCTTCCTTAGAGTATCAAAATGCGAACTTTTCAGCGATTCATCTAAGCGCTGTTTATGTGCCTCTCATACGCATGGCCGTTTCTTTTGGTTTTGGCGGAGTGCTTTTACTTGGAAGTTATTGGGTACTTGAGGACAATGGCCGATTGAGTGTGGGCGAGCTTGTCCTGTTCAGTATGATGATTCAGCGTGTACTTTGGCCTCTCACTCGCTTGGGCGTGACGCTCGATGATTTTGAACGGGCAGGGGCCAGTGCTCGTCGAACTTTTGGTTTACTTGATAGTGAAAGTAAGATTGTTGATCCCAAGACAATTACGCGCTTGGACAACTACTCTGGGTCTATTGAATTTGATGCGGCTGCCTTTGAGTATGTCCCAGGGCAATCGATTCTCAGCGGCGTGTCGTTTAAAGCGGCCCCGGGCGAGACCATTGGCATTGCTGGCACCACGGGCTCAGGTAAATCTACTTTGGTAAAATTACTACTTCGGTATTACGATTTAAAGAGTGGCAGCGTAAAACTCGATGGCGTTGATATTCGCGCGATGGCGCTCAAAGAACTCAGAGAGCAGATTTCGTTGGTGAGTCAGGATGTGTACCTCTTCCACGGAACCATAGCAGAAAATATTGCCTATGGAGCCAAAGAGATGGAGATGGGGCAGATTAGGGATGCCGCCAAGATGGCGAGGCTTGATGACTTTGTAAACTCACTCCCCGAGGGCTACGAGACCATTGTGGGCGAGCGTGGTATTCGCCTTTCTGGTGGTCAGCGACAACGTTTAAGCATTGCCCGGGCGATTTTAAAGAATGCACCTGTGATGGTGTTTGATGAAGCTACGAGCAGTGTAGACACTGAAACTGAACGAGCCATCCAAGAGAATCTGCATGCATTGACTCAAGGGAAGACGGCTTTGGTGATTGCACACCGTTTAAGTACGATCCGGCATGCTGATAGGATTCTCGTATTGAAAAATGGTGAAGTTGCTGAGGCAGGAAATCATCAGACATTAATTGACGCACGCGGGGTTTACGCTGAACTCTGGCGCATTCAGGTGGGAGATGTCACAATTCAA from the Deltaproteobacteria bacterium genome contains:
- a CDS encoding DUF1287 domain-containing protein, whose translation is MKPIVLFLTVLVICPSNLAAQPLSAEQVTAAAQARLLENITYDGRYFSIPYPNGDVPAHLGVCTDVVIRAYRRIGIDLQRLVHEDMRANFSLYPKRWALSRPDRNIDHRRVPNLATYFKRHGYSLKISNQAGDYLPGDLVTWDLDPGRRELPHIGIVVPNPERKGRPWIIHNIGSGPEKSDSLFHWKITGHFRFLPKVKPSP
- a CDS encoding ABC transporter ATP-binding protein, whose amino-acid sequence is MRRLFQYLGKHRAAFYVASVWSILNKVLDLMPPILVGWVIDSVRREPPEWITWVMDTSEPFPLAAFLAGLGVGVFALESLFQWLYQRGFMRLAQQVQHELRVDAYSHIQNREIAFFENHRMGETMAMLGDDVNQLERFLNTGFNDLLQLCVLFLFSGAVMLGVSWELALIGILPIPLIIWGSFRYQSLISPRYAKVREAVGHLNSRLENNIAGIQVIKSFTAEAFETNRVEKASLEYQNANFSAIHLSAVYVPLIRMAVSFGFGGVLLLGSYWVLEDNGRLSVGELVLFSMMIQRVLWPLTRLGVTLDDFERAGASARRTFGLLDSESKIVDPKTITRLDNYSGSIEFDAAAFEYVPGQSILSGVSFKAAPGETIGIAGTTGSGKSTLVKLLLRYYDLKSGSVKLDGVDIRAMALKELREQISLVSQDVYLFHGTIAENIAYGAKEMEMGQIRDAAKMARLDDFVNSLPEGYETIVGERGIRLSGGQRQRLSIARAILKNAPVMVFDEATSSVDTETERAIQENLHALTQGKTALVIAHRLSTIRHADRILVLKNGEVAEAGNHQTLIDARGVYAELWRIQVGDVTIQGESASPL